From the genome of Winogradskyella forsetii, one region includes:
- a CDS encoding toxin-antitoxin system YwqK family antitoxin: MKTIITIFFILYSLCCFAQTKYEDGPYKKYYENGNIKTEGFYKNNHKVGRWKDYFENGELKKENIFMSNGNWTGFKRIYSESGLLLIETQPANNGDLLEKHYYDNGSLKREFVIKKTVGGNRFIKNGIYNEFYENGELKIESRYEENNLVDVWTQFYSTKEIEWKVSYLNNHKQGNYLQFYKNGKVKLAGFHNLGLKDGEETHYDSIGNEILKLKYRKGKLANASKVSSSSIIEVPDGTTEKAPIDPGCGNKVGDDALECMSTAISNLVRRKFITPSEVKDTLKGRQRIFVIFKIDEKGSVVDIKARGPHPKLELEAERVLTLLPIMTPGTHFGKPVKVPYSMPIFLEI; the protein is encoded by the coding sequence ATGAAAACAATTATTACAATATTTTTTATTCTATATTCTTTATGTTGCTTTGCTCAAACTAAATATGAAGATGGACCATACAAGAAATACTATGAAAATGGAAATATAAAAACCGAAGGGTTTTATAAAAACAATCATAAAGTAGGACGCTGGAAGGATTATTTTGAGAATGGGGAATTAAAAAAAGAAAATATCTTCATGTCTAATGGGAATTGGACAGGATTTAAAAGAATATATTCTGAGTCGGGATTACTGTTAATTGAAACCCAGCCAGCTAATAACGGAGATTTGTTGGAAAAACATTATTATGATAATGGTTCTTTAAAAAGAGAGTTTGTCATTAAAAAAACGGTTGGTGGAAATCGGTTTATTAAAAATGGTATTTATAATGAGTTTTATGAAAATGGGGAACTTAAGATAGAAAGTAGATATGAAGAAAACAATCTGGTCGATGTATGGACACAATTTTATTCAACAAAGGAAATAGAATGGAAAGTAAGTTATTTAAATAACCATAAGCAAGGAAACTATCTGCAGTTTTATAAAAATGGCAAAGTTAAACTAGCAGGCTTTCATAATTTGGGATTAAAGGATGGAGAAGAAACGCATTATGATTCTATTGGAAATGAAATACTGAAACTAAAATATAGAAAGGGGAAACTAGCAAATGCTTCAAAAGTTTCAAGTTCTTCAATTATAGAAGTGCCTGATGGCACAACAGAAAAAGCACCAATAGATCCTGGATGCGGAAATAAAGTCGGTGATGATGCACTAGAATGTATGTCTACAGCAATATCTAATCTGGTACGTCGTAAGTTCATTACTCCCTCTGAGGTGAAAGATACTTTAAAAGGAAGGCAAAGAATATTTGTCATTTTTAAAATAGACGAAAAAGGAAGTGTTGTCGATATAAAAGCTAGAGGACCACATCCAAAATTAGAATTAGAAGCTGAAAGAGTGTTAACTTTACTACCAATAATGACACCTGGAACTCACTTTGGTAAACCTGTGAAAGTACCTTACAGTATGCCAATTTTTTTAGAAATTTAA
- a CDS encoding phage holin family protein → MNLIIRLLLNALAVFILAHILTGVTVDGYLGAIIVAIVLAILNLLVKPILVILTLPATIITLGLFLLVINALIILLADKLIDGFGVSGFWTAILFSILLSILQSLFQSFLKDDKK, encoded by the coding sequence ATGAACTTAATTATCAGACTTTTACTAAATGCACTAGCGGTTTTCATCTTAGCTCATATTTTAACTGGCGTCACCGTCGATGGTTATCTTGGTGCTATTATTGTTGCCATTGTATTGGCAATCCTCAACCTATTGGTTAAGCCCATATTGGTCATTCTAACTTTGCCAGCAACTATTATCACCTTAGGTCTTTTTCTATTGGTTATCAATGCACTGATTATCTTATTAGCAGACAAATTAATTGATGGGTTTGGAGTCTCTGGTTTTTGGACAGCGATACTGTTCAGTATTCTACTTTCCATACTGCAATCCTTGTTTCAATCCTTTTTAAAAGACGACAAAAAGTAG